TTTATTCTACCAAGCTTCTGAAGGAGCCGTGGGGAGGGGGGAGGGGTGGTTAGCCCAACTCCAACGCGATTAACCGACCCATCCGTCCTAGATCAGGTAGCAAAAAGACAGAAATCTCTGAAAAAATCTGTGTGCTTTTTGAAGCAGCCGTTTATGATAAGGGCGTGTTTCTGCTGGAAAGCTTGACAACTCGCTGTAAACTTGATCGTCTTGACTCTGTTAAGCACACACCGTGTCGATTCCTACCTTTCCTGAGGCCAACCATCCCATTATCAAGTCCTTGTTTAAAAACAGCGATCAGGAACTCTTAGAACTTTTTCAGCGATATCCTGATGCAGGACAGTATTTCACGGCATTGTTTTGCCGTTACAGCCCGATCGTCTATCGGGTGGTGCAGCATTCTGCGCCCTCTCCGGTTCAGACTGATTATTTGTTTGCATTGATTTGGCGACATGTATTTAATGAACTGTCGGGTTTAGATCTCCAAGTCTTTACCCAGCCCGGTGTCACCTTTCAAAGTTGGTTGCTGAACGTCACGGCAGCCTGTATCAATGAATTGACCCCACCCCCCGTTGAGGAAATCCACTACGACATGCAGGCCGCATCGCCTCCCTTCTGGTGCTACCTCGATCGGGCATTGGATGCAATGTCACCGGATTTGCGCTTGATGATTGTCATGGCGCAGACCTTCAATTGGAGCGAAACTCGGATTTCGGCCTATCTGCAAGCGGAGGGGGACATCATTCCCCCCTTAGAAGTTAAACAACGATTGCAGGAGGGCTATCGGCTCCTAGAAGCTCGTTTGCCGGAGGATATTCGGGTGATTTATCTCGGCAATAACCAGCCTGCTTAAGCGGGCCTGGAAAAAGCCAGCTTGTAAAGAAGCCAGCTTGACCCGTGGACACAGGAGACGCTGGTTGCTTGGGCTGTGAGCCATGTGTTGCTTGGGCATAGCTGTGTGTTGCGTAGACGTGCGTGTAGACATGTGTGTAGACGTGCGTTGCTGATTGGCTCGATCGGGGAACGCTATTAAGAGCGAATAGCGTATAGACCAGTCGTTCATAGCCCCCATAAATCTAGCTCTCATACACCTAGCCCCCATACACCTAGCCTCCATACACCCAGACTGTATTTTTCTTTAAATGCGGGATAAATGGGATGGTTGAAGGTTTATATACGAATAAATTTATGTACGAATGAAGTTGTAACGGATATAACTAAATCAAGAATATTCGTCATTTCCTGGAATTTCTAGCAACCAACGGTGATTTCAGGGGATGTCGTAGATCCTGCATCGCCCGGAGCAACGATCGAATACTTCGTTGACTCAGCATCCACTCAACTTCTCCACTCAACTTCATCGTTTCCCACATTTTCCGGAAGATTGACCTTCTGGAAGGTTGAAACCTTGAGTGATCGATCGAAAACTTGAGTTCCTGTTATTGCTTGGAGTCCCATGTATGAAGCGGTTTTCTAATACATTTTCTGCCAGCATCCTGTCCCTTGGGCTTGGATTGTTGCCACTGGTGGGCCTGTTCATTGCGGTGGATCGGTCAATGGCAGGAGACTTAAACCGTCAACTGGCTATTCCGCTGAATAGTGGGACGTTAAATCGTGCTCGTAAGGCGGGCGATCGTTGGTTGGCTACAGGGGATCAGCAACAGCAGCAGGGCCAGGTGACAACGGCGATCGAAAGTTGGCAAAAGGCGCTAGAACTGTATCGTCAAGTTGTGGATCAAGAAGCGCAGGGGCTCGTGTATCGGCGACTAGCGAAGGCGTATTTGGAGCTGGGCCGAACGGTGGAGGCAGAGGATGCAGCCCGTCGAGCCTTGGGGTTTGCGCGAACGCTCAATGACTACCACAACCAAATCCTCGGCTATAACGATGTGGGACTACTCTTGATGAAGCGGGATCCGACAGAAGCGGAAAAAAGCTTTGCGGAGGGGGTGCGGATTGCCACGGTTTTGAAGGATACGCCGGGTTTGGGCACATCTCTCAGTAACTGGGGGTTGGCCGCTCAGGCAGCGGGACAGTTTGCAGTGGCGATCGAGCGGTTACAGAAAGGGTTGCCTTACCAACGGATGGCCCTAGATTTTGCTGGGGAAAGCCGTTCCTACAAGGGATTAGGAGATGCCTATCTAGCAGTAGGTGAGTCTCAAAAGGCGGCAGGTAACTACATTAGTGCCTTGGTGTTGGCAAGGCAATCCAAGCAACATGCTGTTGCATTCCAGGCATTGGAAGGCTTGGCGCGCGCCTACGATCGCTTAGGAGCCAATAATGCGGCGATAGAAGCCCTGCTCGATCGGGTGCGCTTGGCAGGACGGACACTGGAACCGGCGCAGGTTGTGCAGGCCTTGCAGACGATCGCAGAATACTACTATCAGAAAAAAGACTGGGCACTGACCGATCGGGTCTATAAACAAGCGATTCAGATTGCTGAGGCGAATCAGCTTGATAAAGATTTGCCCCAGTTGCGGAAATCCCTGGAAAACCTGCGGAATGAGTTTTATTTTCGCCGAGTTCGGCAGTAGTTTAAGCCCAACTCGTTATTAAGACCCTATTGACTGGGTAGAACGGAAATATCAACACCATGTTGAGTGAGGGTTGTAATCAAATTGGGATCCTCTTTAGACAGATGAATGAGAAACCGTTGCCCATCTTTCCGGGTCGCGATCGCTTGGGTTCGATCGCTGCTCACACTGACTTTTTCCACCTGTTTTGTTTCTACTTGCTGGATAAATTCACGATATTCCCAGGTTCCATCCACTGGAATGGAGGGTTTTGTACAGGCTGTAATGGCCAACACAGTGATGATTGAGCCAGTGATGATTGAGCCAGTGATGATTGAGCCAGTGATGATTCGGCGAGAAAACTGTTGGGTTGCTTGCCAACCTTGCTTGAGTAAAATGCTTGGCAAAATTCTAGACAAAATTCTAGACAAAGCGGTGGGTAAAGTTCTAGGCAAAATTCTGGGCGAGGCGATCGGCTTCATAGGGGTTTCTCATTAGACAACAGGAGATAACGGGAGATAACGGGGCAAGCTTGCTTTACAGGTGAAGCAGGGAAATCACACAGGATTTTTCGCCAATTTGAACCGGCATCGCTTCCACGCGACAATCGATCGTGCCCCACCCCAACGGCAGGCTTTCCTGGCCTTTTTGCGTTTGTCCGGTGGTTAGCGCTTGGGCAATGAGAGAGGTGTCATCGATCGATTTATCTCGGGGCAAAAATCCCGCTTGCCAATCGGGACTGGTGACACGCCACCAAATTCTTAATTTAGGTGCATAGGTGGGGGCTGGCTGCTCCGCCGTGGTTCGGCGAGATTTTGCAGGCTTGCGTTCTGAGGGTTTGAGCGATCGATGCCAGACGACGAGGGCATGTTGTCCGGAGGCCAGTTCCACGAGGCGAATTAAGGTGGCGAGTAATGAAGTTTGATACAGGGCAGACAGCGATCGGGCAGAGTCTAAGGAAACCCCTAAATGATTGAGATGGGACGTAAATTGCGATCGGGGCATTAACAGTTCTGCGGCTCCCGCATCACAGAGCTTTTCCTTACGGGCTTCCTCCCAGGTGGGGATTTGGAGTTTCTGAGCTACGTCAGCTTGGGCATCAAAGAGCAGTTCCATGAGTTCGTGGCCTTCGGTGAAGCGTTGACGCACGATCGGGTCATCTTCTTTGATCAGAATTACCCCTTGATAACTATCTAAGAGAATGCCCTGCTGTTCATCGAGGGGAACCTTGAGGGGAATGGGCATCCCAAAGTGTTGATAAATCGCGTCTAAGTCCGTTGGCAAACGGTTAGATAAATTGGCTGACTCACGCAAAAACTCAACATAGTGAAATACATCTGCCTCTGTTTGGAGAGAACCATAGCGATGCAAGAATGCATAGCCGGGATGTTGGTAGCTCGGCGGCAGAGAACACACGAATTTCAACTCCAGGTTTGGGTAAGCGGTTTAGGTCGGTTTAGGGAACAGCGTACAAATAAAATCCCAAGTGAATAGATGGGTCGGTGCGTGGCAGGATCGGTGAAGGAGCAACCCTGCTCTTAGCATACATTACAGGAAAGTCAGTAATGGCAATAAACCGAGAATCGCTAGTCCGATCAAGAGGCGGAAGCTCTGGCGGCCTGTGGACCGATCGGCAAAACTTAATGCATAAACACTTTTGGCAATATTATTACTCGAAGCTGCAATTAAAATCGCGGCACTGGCTACTGAGAGAGCCGTGGTTTTTCCTGCCGATTGCGTTAACCCTAAAATAAACGGGTCAACATCCGTGACGCCCAAAATTGCCGCTAATCCATACAGGCCCCGATCGCCCAAATACGTTGATGTGTAGTGGGTCACCACTGCAATGACCACAAATAACACCGCAAATAATAGTGCGGACTTCAGCTCTAAAGGATTTTGATTGGTTTCTTGACTGCTGGCAGAGGTCGCTGTTGCGGCAGTAGAATCCTGACGAATGAGCCAAAACCAGCCAACCCCAATCCCGATCGCGGCCAAAGCCAGTAACGGAACTAACAACGATCGGGCCAACGGTTGGTTAAACAAATACAACAACAACGCAAATCGAAGGTACATCACCCCCGAGGCCATCAAAATTGCGCCGGGATAGCGCTGGGGGTGGGGATCCTGCACCGACTTTTTCGCCAAGGCCACCGTCGTGACGGTGGAAGAATAGGCTCCTCCCAACAATGCCAGAATCGCCAGCCCACCTCGCCCTTGACTGACCCGTTGCAGCAAAAAACTGGCATAGGACACCGTGCTGACCGCCACAACCACCAGCCAAGTTTTAAAGGGATTAATGTCAAAGGGACTAAAGGATTGATTGGGTAAAATCGGTAAAACGACGATCGTTAAAAACAAAAACTTGCCCAACGTCAAAATATCATCCGGCGAAAAGCGATGTACCAACCCTTCCAGCACCGCCTTAAGTTCCAGCAGAATCAAACTGGTAATCACAAAGGTGCAGGCCACCCAGTAATGCTCATAGTAAACCAACGGCCCTACCAGATAGGTGCCCAAGGCGGTCATTTCCGTGGTTAATCCCGCCTCCTGGTTCGATCGACGAATTTTGTTCCAGTAGGACAGCATCATGAAGCCGCCCACCACAAACAACCCCACTGCTACAGGTAACCGATCCTGATTGGCCAGAAACGCCAAGCCATAGCCCAATAACCCAATCAGCGGGTAAGTTCGCACTCCCCCAAACACGTAGCGACCTGGCTCGGTCTTTTGTTCTTCCCGTTCTAAGCCAATCAGAAAGGACAGAAACACGACCAGACAAATTTTAAACACGTCGGGGGAAATGTAAGTTGCGATCGCAGACACCATCCATTAACGCCGGGTAGACAGTGAAGAGGATGACGGGGAAGGGGTTGGGGCCGGGGTGGAAAATGCCCGTTCCAACTCCGCAGGCGGTTCCGTCAGCAACACCTCTCGAATAAAGCGAGCCAAGGCCCGTTGGGCTAGCCCCGTTGCAATCTGCTGGCCCATCTGTTGCGCTTCCGATCTCATCACCAAGCGCGGTACAAGATTCAAAATCCGATTGGGGTCAAAGCCTTGGGTTTGCTGAAGAATCGCCCAGATCCGCTTGATATGCCCCAGGGTCGCTTCATTTTCACTCGACATTTGCGGCGACTCGACCGCAAAGCCAAACCGCGCTCCCACCGTGGCAGTCAGCCGTTGCCAAGCTGTCTGTCCCAAGGCATCCATACTGTTGATAATCTCACTCACCAAGCGTTGACGAATAAATTCTCCCCGTTCTGAAAAGAGAAAATCGAGGGCTTGATCCAACGATCCACTGATGTCATATTCCATACTGCCTTTGGCATTGCGCAGCAGGTTTTCCAAGCGATTCCAACGGAAGCTATCATCTTTGAAGAGTAAGTCTTTCAGAGATGTGCGTAACTCAGGAGCCGGATCGGTCAGCAGTCGCTTGGCAATGTAGGGATAGGCTTCGCTGAGAACCTTAAATTCTGGATCGACGTTGATCGCAATTCCTTCCAGCGTCACCAGCGATCGAATAATCAACGCAAAGTAAGCGGGTACGCGGAAGGGATATTCATACATCAGCGCCGAGAGTTTATCGGTAATCGCTGCAATATTGATATCCGAAACGCTGGCACCTAAGGCATCTTGGAAGACAACAGCAAAGGCGGGAATGATGGGGGTTAGATCCGTATCGGGCGACAGGAATTCTAGCTTAACGTAATCGTTGGCGAGTCCTTCAAAGTCACGGTTGACCAAATGGACGATCGCCTCAATCAGCCCATAGCGTTGGTAAGGCTGCATCTGGCTCATCATGCCGAAGTCCAGGTAGGCCAGCTTGCCATCGGGGGTGGCCAGTAGGTTGCCGGGGTGGGGATCCGCGTGGAAAAAGCCGTGTTCTAGCAATTGCCGCAGGGAACATTGCACGCCAATATTGACCAAATAGGTGGCATCAATACCCTGTTCCGCCACTTCTTTTAAGTTGGTCAACTTCGTCCCTTCGATCCATTCCATCGTCAGGACACGGCGCTCGGTGTAATCCCAGTAAATCTTGGGAACGTAAATATCCGGCAGATAGCCATAGAGGTCGTTGAAGCGCTCAGCGTTGCGACCTTCCTGGGTGTAGTCCATCTCCTCAAAGATGCGTCCTGCAAACTCATCCATGATGCCGACTAAGTCGCTGCGAACTCGACTGAAGGTGCGCATGGCCCAGGCAGACAGCCCCCGCAGAATGTAGACATCCAGGGCAATACTGCGGGCTAGACCCGGTCGCTGCACTTTGACGGCGACTTTTTCGCCGGTTTTCAACGTGGCTTTGTAGACCTGACCGAGGGAGGCAGCGGCAACGGGGGCCGGGGAAATTTCGTCAAACAGATCGATCGGATCTTTGCCCAGTTCCTCCCGAATAAACTGGAAGGCAATTTCGTTGGGGAAGGGGGGAATCTGATCCTGAAGTTTGGATAGCTCTTCTAGAAAGACGGGGGGCACCAAGTCGGGGCGGGTGGAGACGGCTTGGCCAATTTTGATGAAGGCTGGCCCCAGTTTGGTCAGCAGTTCCCGCAGTTGAATGGCGCGATTGCGTTGCTCGGTAATTTTTTTGCCCTGCTGGCTGTCCGACCAGATGCCCACAGCATAGGTTAACAACGGCAGAAAGATTCCGATCGTCCGGCTCCACACCTGCCAATAGCGCGATCGGTAGTAGTTGGCGATCGCCTCCGGTTGATAGCGCAGGGGCAGGCCATTGTGATCGGTTCCAAAGTTGTGATCGGTTCCAAAATTCTCAGGAGAGCGATCGGCAACCTGGCTATCCTTGCCCCCAAAGGCTGTCCCTCCGATCGGTAGGGACTCAGGAACAGTCGTGGCCTGGGTATCCACCGTGATGGTTGTGGATCCTGGCTGGGGCATGGCATCGGCAGGTCGATAATTCATAGGAGACGATCGCGTTTACTCGCTTTGTTAAGCATTGTAACAAGACTGAATCAGCCCTTACGTTTAGTAAATCACGTTCGTCTCAGGATGGCAGTCGGGTTTCGCCTACTCTTTGGGAGGGGATTCCTGTAAGGTTGCCGCAATGGAGTCTAGCCAGGATGCCCCATCCTGGGGATCCAAACGCAGGATTTGCACGGTCGGGTACCAGGGGGTCGTTAATTTTGTATTGCCCCAGACCCAATGTCCCGTCGTTGGCAGCACTAACCACACGGGTTTACCGAGGGCCGCTGCAAGATGAGCCGCTTCGCAATCGATGGTGAGCAGCCCGTCCAATGCCGCGATCGCCTGGATTAACTCGGCGCGATCGGTGCAAGTTTGCGGTGGAATTCCAGCCTGTTCCAGTTGGGCCTGCTCCTCGGCGGTGAGGTGGGATTGCAGGCTGACCCAGGGCTGGGAGGGTGGGAGGGCCGCTAAGAGTTGCGCTAGGGGGAACGCGCCGGGAGCATTGGGGCTGTCTGCGGTACGGTTTGACCAGATTAGACCGATGGGTTTGAGGAGATTGGGGGGCGTTGGACGGGAGGGCAGGAGGGGGAAAGGGGGTAGCAGGGTAGGAGAGGGGGAGAAAGCATGGGGCAGACTTCCTAGGGGAATTTGGAGGGCGCAGTCGGGCACAGGATCGCCTTTGGCAATTACTTGGGTCAGGCCGGGAAGGTTGGCGAGTAGGGGAACGATCGCCCGATCGCATTCCACAATGACCTGGGCTCCTTGCTTGACCAGTTGGGGTAAATAGCGACTGCAAATCAGGGTTTGGCCTAAGTCCTGCTCGGCCCAGACCAGAATTTTTTTACCCGCGATCGCGCCACCGTCCCAGCGAGGAATTTTGCGGTGGCGGGGAATTTGCTGTTGCAGGTAGCTGGGGGCTTGCCAACGCCATTCGTATTCCGCAAAGCCTTCCGTTAGGTGACCGATCGCTAACAGGGCTTGGCTGAGCTGGAAGTGGGCTTGGGCAAAGTCGGGCTGGAGGTCGATCGCGGTGCGGAAACAGGTAATGGCGCTGGGCAGTTCTCCCTGGTCTTGCCAGAGTTGCCCCAGGTTGCTGTAGGCGGCGGCGTTATCTGGTTGGTAGGCGAGGGTCTGTTGCAGGTGGGCGATCGCTAAATTCGGCTGACCTTCGGCTTGCAGAATCAGGGCCAAATTCTGGTGGGTGGGGGCGTGGCGGGAGTCTAGTTTGAGGGCGAGGAGGTAGTGCACCTTGGCAGCGGCAAAGTCGCCGATCGATTGGTGCAGGTTGCCGAGGTTGAATTGCAGGTTGGGGTCGAAGGGTTGCAGTTCTGCGGCGCGGCGGTAATAGCCCAGGGCGGATTCTGGGTTGCCCTTTTCTTGCAGGGCATTGGCGAGGTTGATTTGGGCGGTGACGGCGTTGGGGGTGAGGGCGAGGCTCTGGCGGAAGGTGGCGATCGCGGCTTCCAGTTGGCCGAGGGATTGCAGCAGGGTGCCCAGGTTGGTCAAGGCTTGGGGGAAGTCCGGCTGGAGGGCGATCGCGGTGTGGTAAGCGTCTAAGGCGGCCTCTGGTTGCTCCAGCAGTACCAACAGGTTGCCGAGGTTGTAGTGGGCGGTGGCATCTTCCGGGGCCAGTTCCACGGCCTGTTGCAGGGCTTCCAAGGCGCTGGGGAGTTGCCCGATCGCCTGCAAGGCTACCCCCAAGTTGCGAAAGGCTTCGGCGTAGTTGGGTTGTACCTCTGTGGCGGCGAGGTAATGGACGATCGCTTCCCGCAATTCACCCCGCTGATAGTAGACGGAACCCAGCAAATTCAGCATGGCGGGGTGATCGGGGGCGATTTGGATGACTTGGCGCGCCATCCATTCAGCGCGATCCCAATTGCCCGACTGGAAGGCGGTAAAAGCGGCGTTAATGGCGTCAGGAACAGTCAGCATTGCAGGAATTCACCCATCGAGAAGGAAGCTTGCGCTTTAAAATTAAAGGCGACTCAGCGGTTTTTGAGAGGTTGTTTTTGAGCGTTTTTTGGTACAAGGTGTTGAAAGAGGTTGTTACCAGGTTATTGGTCAAACCTTGAGTCGATCGTGGGATGGAGATTCTCGCTGGTGGCTGGGATTCGATCCCCCTAAATCCCCCTTAAAAAGGGGGACTTTGAATGTGTTTTTTCCGGTTCCCCCTTTTTTTTCCGGTTCCCCCTTTTTTAAGGGGGGCTAGGGGGGATCGAAACTTGAGCGATCGACGATGGCGATTCTGGTTCAATCCTTGTTTTTTGCGATATTCTGGCACAGTTGTGTCAGTTCAAGTGTATTAATCTGGCTAATGGATATACAGTGGATTGTCGCTTGGCTCAGATTCCCCCGATCGCGGGCTGTTGCTGCCCAATCTTCTCAATTTATCCCTACCATTAATTAATCCCCGCCTGTATTCTTTCCTTTAGCTTGCCCATGTTGCTGTCCCTCAAGATCGAAAATTTTGCGCTGATTGATCAACTTGACCTGACCTTTGGGGCGGGGCTGAATGTGCTGACGGGAGAAACCGGGGCGGGGAAGTCGATCATTTTGGACGCGATCGATGCGGTGCTGGGGGGCAAGACCTCGGGGCGGGCGGTGCGCACGGGGGAGGAACGGGCGCTGATTGAAGGGCAGTTCCAATTGCGGCCAGAGTTGCAGGCTTGGTTGGGCCAGGAAGGGATTGAAGCGAACCCTGGGGCAACTTTAGTTTGCACGCGGGAAATTTTTGCCAGTGGCAGTGCTCGCAGCAAGTCGCGGGTGAATGGCGTGACGGTGAATCGCCAACAGATGGAAAGCCTGCGGGAACTGTTGGTGGAGATTACGGCCCAGGGGCAAACGGTGCAAATTGGGCAGGCGGGGGTGCAGCGGGACTGGCTGGATAGCTTTGGGGGGGAGAAGCTGCTGAAGCTGCGGGAGCGGGTGAGTGAGAAGTTTGCGGCTTATCAGCAAGCGGCGCGGACGCTGGAGCAACGGCAGCAGATGGAGGCTCAGCGCTTGCAGCAGTTGGATCTGTTTGAGTACCAGTTGAAGGAGTTAAATATTGCCAACCTCAGCGACCCGAATGAGTTGGAGGAGTTAGAAAATGAGCGCAATCGCCTC
The Alkalinema sp. FACHB-956 DNA segment above includes these coding regions:
- a CDS encoding sigma-70 family RNA polymerase sigma factor, whose protein sequence is MSIPTFPEANHPIIKSLFKNSDQELLELFQRYPDAGQYFTALFCRYSPIVYRVVQHSAPSPVQTDYLFALIWRHVFNELSGLDLQVFTQPGVTFQSWLLNVTAACINELTPPPVEEIHYDMQAASPPFWCYLDRALDAMSPDLRLMIVMAQTFNWSETRISAYLQAEGDIIPPLEVKQRLQEGYRLLEARLPEDIRVIYLGNNQPA
- a CDS encoding tetratricopeptide repeat protein; the encoded protein is MKRFSNTFSASILSLGLGLLPLVGLFIAVDRSMAGDLNRQLAIPLNSGTLNRARKAGDRWLATGDQQQQQGQVTTAIESWQKALELYRQVVDQEAQGLVYRRLAKAYLELGRTVEAEDAARRALGFARTLNDYHNQILGYNDVGLLLMKRDPTEAEKSFAEGVRIATVLKDTPGLGTSLSNWGLAAQAAGQFAVAIERLQKGLPYQRMALDFAGESRSYKGLGDAYLAVGESQKAAGNYISALVLARQSKQHAVAFQALEGLARAYDRLGANNAAIEALLDRVRLAGRTLEPAQVVQALQTIAEYYYQKKDWALTDRVYKQAIQIAEANQLDKDLPQLRKSLENLRNEFYFRRVRQ
- a CDS encoding ImmA/IrrE family metallo-endopeptidase, producing MCSLPPSYQHPGYAFLHRYGSLQTEADVFHYVEFLRESANLSNRLPTDLDAIYQHFGMPIPLKVPLDEQQGILLDSYQGVILIKEDDPIVRQRFTEGHELMELLFDAQADVAQKLQIPTWEEARKEKLCDAGAAELLMPRSQFTSHLNHLGVSLDSARSLSALYQTSLLATLIRLVELASGQHALVVWHRSLKPSERKPAKSRRTTAEQPAPTYAPKLRIWWRVTSPDWQAGFLPRDKSIDDTSLIAQALTTGQTQKGQESLPLGWGTIDCRVEAMPVQIGEKSCVISLLHL
- a CDS encoding MgtC/SapB family protein, yielding MVSAIATYISPDVFKICLVVFLSFLIGLEREEQKTEPGRYVFGGVRTYPLIGLLGYGLAFLANQDRLPVAVGLFVVGGFMMLSYWNKIRRSNQEAGLTTEMTALGTYLVGPLVYYEHYWVACTFVITSLILLELKAVLEGLVHRFSPDDILTLGKFLFLTIVVLPILPNQSFSPFDINPFKTWLVVVAVSTVSYASFLLQRVSQGRGGLAILALLGGAYSSTVTTVALAKKSVQDPHPQRYPGAILMASGVMYLRFALLLYLFNQPLARSLLVPLLALAAIGIGVGWFWLIRQDSTAATATSASSQETNQNPLELKSALLFAVLFVVIAVVTHYTSTYLGDRGLYGLAAILGVTDVDPFILGLTQSAGKTTALSVASAAILIAASSNNIAKSVYALSFADRSTGRQSFRLLIGLAILGLLPLLTFL
- a CDS encoding AarF/ABC1/UbiB kinase family protein → MNYRPADAMPQPGSTTITVDTQATTVPESLPIGGTAFGGKDSQVADRSPENFGTDHNFGTDHNGLPLRYQPEAIANYYRSRYWQVWSRTIGIFLPLLTYAVGIWSDSQQGKKITEQRNRAIQLRELLTKLGPAFIKIGQAVSTRPDLVPPVFLEELSKLQDQIPPFPNEIAFQFIREELGKDPIDLFDEISPAPVAAASLGQVYKATLKTGEKVAVKVQRPGLARSIALDVYILRGLSAWAMRTFSRVRSDLVGIMDEFAGRIFEEMDYTQEGRNAERFNDLYGYLPDIYVPKIYWDYTERRVLTMEWIEGTKLTNLKEVAEQGIDATYLVNIGVQCSLRQLLEHGFFHADPHPGNLLATPDGKLAYLDFGMMSQMQPYQRYGLIEAIVHLVNRDFEGLANDYVKLEFLSPDTDLTPIIPAFAVVFQDALGASVSDINIAAITDKLSALMYEYPFRVPAYFALIIRSLVTLEGIAINVDPEFKVLSEAYPYIAKRLLTDPAPELRTSLKDLLFKDDSFRWNRLENLLRNAKGSMEYDISGSLDQALDFLFSERGEFIRQRLVSEIINSMDALGQTAWQRLTATVGARFGFAVESPQMSSENEATLGHIKRIWAILQQTQGFDPNRILNLVPRLVMRSEAQQMGQQIATGLAQRALARFIREVLLTEPPAELERAFSTPAPTPSPSSSSLSTRR
- a CDS encoding tetratricopeptide repeat protein — its product is MLTVPDAINAAFTAFQSGNWDRAEWMARQVIQIAPDHPAMLNLLGSVYYQRGELREAIVHYLAATEVQPNYAEAFRNLGVALQAIGQLPSALEALQQAVELAPEDATAHYNLGNLLVLLEQPEAALDAYHTAIALQPDFPQALTNLGTLLQSLGQLEAAIATFRQSLALTPNAVTAQINLANALQEKGNPESALGYYRRAAELQPFDPNLQFNLGNLHQSIGDFAAAKVHYLLALKLDSRHAPTHQNLALILQAEGQPNLAIAHLQQTLAYQPDNAAAYSNLGQLWQDQGELPSAITCFRTAIDLQPDFAQAHFQLSQALLAIGHLTEGFAEYEWRWQAPSYLQQQIPRHRKIPRWDGGAIAGKKILVWAEQDLGQTLICSRYLPQLVKQGAQVIVECDRAIVPLLANLPGLTQVIAKGDPVPDCALQIPLGSLPHAFSPSPTLLPPFPLLPSRPTPPNLLKPIGLIWSNRTADSPNAPGAFPLAQLLAALPPSQPWVSLQSHLTAEEQAQLEQAGIPPQTCTDRAELIQAIAALDGLLTIDCEAAHLAAALGKPVWLVLPTTGHWVWGNTKLTTPWYPTVQILRLDPQDGASWLDSIAATLQESPPKE